Part of the Sciurus carolinensis chromosome 7, mSciCar1.2, whole genome shotgun sequence genome, CAGGACCATCAGCTACAGCCAGGGGCATCTACCAAGGATCTGACTGGGACAACCTAAAGTCACAAGGTCACATCAGACAAAGAAAATCAAGACTGGCAGAGACAGAAGGAGAATGAAATGATCACTGAGAACAATGTGGGATCCAGATTGGATCTTGGACCAGAGAATGGAAGTGCTGGCACAAATGGTGACCTTTCGACCAGATCTGTAGCTCCCTCCATAGTGTTCTATCAGGGAAAGTGTCCTGATTTCAAGAGGGTACTCTGTTCACATTATGGGGTGCTGGATGAGAACTGTGAGGGAACACTCAACACTCTAGACGACATTCTAAACGTCTAGGGTTCTGTGAAAATTTAACCTTACATACCTTGAGCTTCAGAAAAACATATCTCAGGTCGGGTATGTTCCCAGTGGGTTTGGGTGAACTAATggtgaaaatataaaacacacaccAACACTCAAGCAAAAAGCAAAAGCCCACCAAATAGCTGAAACCTTCACTAAAAATGCACATAGATAGGTGAGAAGGATAAGGTCATAGAGTAATTGTCCCCAGAGCTGAGTGGACTTGCTCAGGATTAGAATGCACAGGGAAACTGAGATCCCTGGCCCAAACTGACACCACTGCCAGAGAGCATCTGTCAATAATCCTCAAGAAGTGCCCCTTCAGCCACTGCTTGAATGTCCCTGTCATGGGGAGCTCACCACTTCACTCCTTTGACTGAGTGCAGGGTGTGTGCTGTTGATAGCAGTcagaaactggaaacaacccagtgACATGGGCCAGGATGACAGAGCGCCAGGTAACCTCTGCGAGTGATAATGGTGTGGCGTATCTTAATGCATGGAACTGTGTACATGCCATAGTCCCTGTGATAAGAGCAGAGCAAGTTGTGTTTGCACACTGATCTTGGTGAGGTTCAAATCGAAGCGCGCACAATAAGTTCTGGAAGATAATGTAGGAAGGAGCAAGCAGCTCGACTTTAAAGtttaagattttaaattctttctttctgtctttactcatggggaggagctgggggtgggCGCCATGGCCTCAGCATGCTATgcatgtgctctaccatggaACTACAACCCAGGCATGACttggtagttttttaaaaagagataaaggtACAAGTTTAAATGAAGTTTAGcatccagaattttaaaaaataccctgCAAGAAATGATGTGGAGATTGTCACTTCGTGAAGGATTGAAGGACCTTCATGGAACACAAGACTGGGAGAGAATCTAGGGCTTGATCTGAGCACTGAGGGACAGAGCAACACaattgattagtgatgtctgaCTTGGGTGAAGGATGGGCAGGGAAAGTATGCATGCTATGCAGTTGTCATTCTTTCAGAGACTCCCAATTCTCTGTGTCACTGTATAGATACTCTAAAAGATGTCTTTGTGCAAATTAGGAATCATGAGAACAGAGAGGACTCTAGGAGGTACATGCTATAGGATTTGGGGCAAGTCAATGGGATCCAAGGTGTTTTGAAGGAGACACCACAGGGGAAGACAATCAGAGTCTCCACTACATGGGTCAGTGTAGGGCTAGGTGGGCAGTTTGGGAAGCCTGATCTGAGTTTTCACTTTAGAAAGGTCTTTCAGATGGAGGACAGAGCATGGAGGCAGGAAAATAAGAGCCTCCTTGGTAGAAAGCAGTGTGCATGAGGGAGAAGAACGTGGAATCGTAGCAAGAAACCAGATGTGTTGTGTCCTGCATGGTCGAGTGACAAGCTTGGATTTCATGTAGTCATACACGGAGGACTATTTACCTCAGTaaattgtttgtttgtgtgtttgggcagtgggcattgaatccagagggctttcccactgagccacctctctaggtctttttataattattaattcatttgtcttttgagacaggctctcactggtTGCTTAAGTCCTCATTAAATTGGTGAGTCTGTCCTGGagattgcaatcctcctgcctcagcctcccgagttgctgggaggGCAGGCTTGTGCCAGTGCACTCAGGAATTATGGCAAACGTTGAGGAGGGTGAGGCTGAGGGGAAATGAGACTTGGGCATGCAGAGGAATTGCCCCTTCCTGTTGACCAGCAGCCTGTGGCCCTGAGATGCCCTGTGGGTCAAGGTCTCCCAGGAGAGCAGTTTGGGTCATTGGCAGGAAATGTGAGCCCTGGGACAATGGGGTGTGGGGTCAGGCCAAGCTTCATCAAGAGCAATTCCCTGGGCCCATCAACTCTCCTCATCTCCTGAGCCCAGAACTGGGCCTGTGGAGGGGGAAGGCTCAGTCTCTGCACTGGGGAGCATCTCGTCAGTGCAGAGGAGGCTGACGACCACAGCAAACATGGAGCCCGATGCCAGGCAGCTGGAGACCCAGCACCATGGTGGTGGTGGGCAGTGTCTAGGGCCAGAAGGCGAACTTAGGTGGGAGCCAACAGGTCAGGCCTCCCTGGGCTTCTGTGTTTCATAGGAGGTGACCATGGATGACTTGCAGGGTGTCTTCAGACTCTGCAGATCCCTGACATGTGAAGCAGTGAGTGTTCCGTATATGCAGGGTTGGAAGATGGTGGGACAGGACAGAAGTAGGGAGGAAGTGGGCCACCTGGGTCTCCCAGGAGACGGACTGAGCTGTGAAGGAGGAGCAGTGGGGTAGGTAGGGAGTGCAGACCCTCAGGGCCTGGCAGCTGAGCAGGGATGCCTGTCCTGATGCTGAAGACCAGGGACACTTGGAATGGATGTGGAGTGACTGGGGATCGAGGAAGGCTAGCCTGACAATGGCCAGACTCCGGGCTTCCCACCAGTCAAGGCAGGGTCCCTGGAAGCCATGCTGGGAGTCTAGCAGGCCTCCCGAGGTTAGGGGTTTCCATGGATCTGCTCTgacgggttgacatatttgactccatggataTGGTGTCCAGGTTATATGGGCAATGGCTGAGGAGACTCCATTTTACCCCGAGACTCCATGTCATGAAGCAAAGGCTTCTCCCGTGGGGACACCTGTCCCTGAACCCATCAACAGTTTCTTAGCCTAGCTCGTgcggcaacacaaaatggcaattcttatataatataaaattgttctctttttggttcctacttttcttggacaatgtacagTGTCAAcaatgattgtctagatgttagtagccattctttaacttgtacccaagtAAGGTCGTTTGGaaccacttccccttctgcttatgattttagatctcagaTGCTAGTGTGTggtttaaatcatagcaacaggcaCTTGTGATTGATGGACTGACTGATGGTATAAAACCCCTGCAACCCACACTCGGGGCTGTTCTCCGTATGGCCCTTTTGggcgttgtgtgagacagtcagctggctggctgATGAAGACTCAAATTGGGACTTCGCACTGCTGATAGGTCCGTTCTTCAGTGCGCCCCACAACATGCGCCCCACATCTATGGCCTCTGTCCTCCTCTTCCAGAACTGGAGATGCCTGCCTCTGGGAACGTGCTCCCTACCCTGTCTTCTACTGCAGAGTCCCACAGGGCTGTGGGGACTGTAGGAGGAGGAGGCCTGAGTTGGCATCGCAACACCATCAAGCAGGGACCTCACTCTCTGGGATGGGCTGAGCAGACCCCAGTCCCTTCTCTGTCTGCCCCGTCATGGGGCCAGGGGAGGACCCACAGCTCTGGCTGGGCAGTGGGAGGTGGTGGCAGAGTGGAAAATCCCCTGCTGGTCAGATGCTTCTTTGGTTGGCAGGTGTGGTCCTGGCCTTCTGCCTGGGCCCACGGGCGTGATAAATCTGTTTGGAGCCCTGAGTGCAGGGTACAAGGTGGCAGAAAGGTGCTGACAGGGACTCTTTCCAATCACCCCAATATGGAGAGTTTTCTGAGGCAGGTTGGCAGTCCCGGTTGAGGTCACCTCAGGCCTTGGGAAGCTTGTAGATGGGAAGTGGGGGAGGTGGTGGTGAGGGGGATGGGGAGTTGGGGGGATGGGTGTAGGACTGTGGATgatggagggagggacaggatAACCAGACCTAGAGGCCAGAGACGGGGCAGGCCAGAGCTCACCTGAAGGCCAGGGGGGCACAGTGTCCTTTCAGGAGCCGAGGTCAGGGCAGAGTTGTAAGGGGTGGAGAGGGACGAAATGAAGAAGGGGACAAGGACAGGAGTGGCCCTGTGGTCTCGCCTGCTCCAGGCTCCACTGCACTCTGCTGCCAGAGTCACAGCCACTGCCCAGGTGGCTTatcctgtgagtgtgtgtggcaTGAGCTGAAGTAGGATGAATATCTCCCCAAATCCCCTATGAACCTTGAAAACCTCTGAAGCACCCCAAATCACATGACCCCAACCACaggcctccagccccagccccagcaccaggACTCCCTGGTTACCAACATGTCACAGTCCCTGCATGAGCTACTGGCTCGAGACGCTCATGTATAACCCGATTCCCTCCCCTCAGACATTGGGGTGCTGGGGACCAGGACCTGAGTCCCACCTTAGCCCACAGTTCTCAATGATGTCATCCCTCCAGGGGACGTTCAGCAACCCCTGGAGACTTTCCTGACTGTCACTAGTTGCTCCTGGCACCTAGTGGGCTGCACCAGGGATGCTGTGGATCTGCCTGCAGTGAGGGGACAGTGCCCATGACAAAGAAGCACGGCTTCCCCCAGGTCAAGGCTGCTGCCGCTGCTGAGCAAGCTGCCTGGGGACCCTGTGCCCGTCTCTGTCTCCGCCGCGTTCTGGCCCTCACCCCAAACGCCCACAAAGCCTGTGGTTCCTGGCGGAGGAGCAGGCTTCGCCACCGCGTCCCCAGGACTTTGTTCTCCCTTATCACCCGGACCTCCTGGCCTCTGGTGTTAGTTGAGAGGTCAACaagttgagaagtctgctgtggCCGTGGTCCAGGGGAAAACACAGGAACAATGGCGCATGGTGTACCGGGACACCTGGCTTGGGGTCCTGCTTgccagggcagggaggcagggactcGGCCACATGCAGGGAGTATAAAGGAGGAGTGCTGAGTCTCCAGGGCAGTGTGACTGAGGAGGTCAGAGTGGCGCTCCCTCAGTGACCAGCTGGCAGTCGGCATCATGAAGTGGATGGTGGTGGCCTTGCTCTGCCTCCAGGTCCTGGAGGTGTCAGCTTCACCTGTCAAGTGAGTGTGGGCCTGGCTGTGGGTGCAGGTCACTCAGGGAAGCCTGGAGGGCTACAGGAGCAGCTGAGTCAGGGGACAGCAGCTGTGTGCAAGCTGGAATCCCTGCTGGGACCAGGGAAGGCTGCCCTTGCTGGTGCTGGGCAGGGCTCAGCGGGGAGCAGAGGAGCCTGGCCTCAGGGGCTTCTAGGGAAGGGAGAGGCACCATCCTCCCCGACTGAGGAGAGGAGGCGGTCCTGAGACAGAGTAGGGGGACTGTGCCCTCGCAGGCCCCTGCAAGGAGCGTGTGGTTTCTTCCTTCAGACAGAACCACCCTCTCCAGAGAAGGAGTAAGGCAACCCTCCTAGAAGTTTCCTGAAGACCCCAATTTACCAGCAGACGCTGAAATCACATTAGCACCAACACCAATACCTGTAAATCTCTAGAAGAGGAGGTGGTGAAAATCAGGGTGGAGCAGGTGGGCTGGCTCAGGGGACAGCGGGACCCCAGCCTGCCACTCTGCCTGCTGTGCCACGGGGAAGGGTGCAGTGGGCCCTTCCTGTATGCAGCTTTATATCCACTCAGGCAGTCAACTCCACATGGAAAATACTAGGGGTGATGCTGTTCCCTGGCTCCCTGGTGTGTCCTATGGGCAGTACCAGGCGCCAGAGTGCACCCGGGAAGGGACTCTCTTTGGGGTGAGCTTTGCTGACCCTGAGGTCTATTTCATTGTCCCATTTTCCTGGTTCTGGTGATGGCACCCAGGCCAGGCAAAAGGAAGGCAAAGGTcctcccactgagtcacatcccagacCTGAACCTGAAACAATGATACAACAAATATAACCAGAAGTCCTGGGAGGTGAAAGCCCCAGTGTCCaagtccctctccccttcctgggtAGAATTTGCAGGCTGGTTGAGAGCAGAGGCCCAGGGCAGGAGAAGGACCCTGAGATGGGGTGAGGGCAGGCACTGGGGGAAGTTCCTTGTTCCCCGAATCTTGGGGCAGGCGCTGAGTGAGGtatggaagaaagagagaggggaagacaGGAGAGGGAATGGAAGAGAGGGGGCGGGGAACAgcggggagagaagaaaggagactggaaggtgggaggaggaggcccaGCCCTGACACTCAGCCTCCCTAGGGTCCCCCTGAAGAAGCTGAAGACTATGCGTCAGACCATGAGGGAAAAGGGCTTGCTGGAGGAGTTCCTGAGGACCCACAAGCACGACCCGGCTCAGAAGTACCGCTTCAGCGACTTCAGCGTGCTCTATGAGCCCATGACCTACATGGATGTGAGTGCTGGTGCTGCCAGGTGTCCCTGttcctgctgcccagggctgTCCCTGTGCACCTACCCTGAGGCCACTCCCTTCTGCCAGTGCTGCCAGCCTGGGGGTCCCCACTGTGAGTGGCCCACTGGGCAGAGCATGGGGAGGGTCCCCTGGGGTCCTGGCAGCTGACCCACAGAGACCATGTGGCTGTCCTGGGCAGGCAATACTGAGGCCTGTGGGTTTGGGGCCTGGCTTGTGGTGCCACCCCAGGGCTGGGCTATGCCTCCTGCTGTGCCAGGAGAAGCCTGGGCCTGCTTCCCTCCCTTGCTACCAGCCTGCCCATGGCTCCCCAGGCTGCCTACTTTGGTGAGATCAGCATCGGGACTCCACCCCAGAACTTCCTGGTCCTGTTTGACACCGGCTCCTCCAACCTGTGGGTGCCCTCCATCTACTGCCAGAGCCTGGCCTGCAGTGAGTGCTGGGCTGGCCAGGGAGGGCccgtgggcagggctgggcactGGCATCTGAGGGATGCAGGCAGGGAGGGCTGCTCTCTCCTGCAGAGGACCAGGGACTTGTGCAGGACACAGGCCTCCACTAGCCAGAGGGAGGAGGCTGGCCCTGCCCTCGGGCGGCCCCCTGCCTTGCCCATGGTCAGGAAGCACCCCTTGCTCTCTGCCCCCACCTCACCCCTCCGGGTCACCCATCCTCCCTCTTGCTGGCTCAGGGACTGCTAGTCCCCTCCTGGAGACAACTTCCCCTGCAGGCCTCCCACTCCACTCTGCCATTCACTGAGTTCTCCCTGAGTGTCTCCCAGGGCCTGGGCAGAGCCAAGCTGGATCTGGTCCCTGTCCCGGAGTCCTTTTGGGAGACAGAGGATCAGCATTTCCTAGCTGCCCTGGTTCCTGCCAAAGCCTTGTGGCAGATATCTGGTGCATGGGGACCCTCCTGGGGCACACCCATGCCACCTCCGCATCCAGTATGCCCATGGCCTGGGTGGATGGGGGTTGGGAATGGGTGGGTTCCTCTAGTTTCCACTGGGCTCTGTGCCAGGTTGTGGTGGGAAGAGACTGAGGAGCAGTGTGGGGTGCCCTGCCTCAGGCAGGTCATCATCCGGGCCTCCAAGGTATCTGTAAAACCTGAGCTTTGGGGCCAATGGCTTCCAGGTAGTATGAGCCAGGGGCCAAGATGTCAGCCCCTGCCTTGGTGACCCAGGTGGGTGCTGGAGCCTCAGGGTGGAGGACAAGGCAGAgggacaggtggggtgtggccgaGGAGCCTGAGAGCCAGGCAGCGTCGTCTCAGCTggggcctccctcctccctccgcAGCCACACACCCTCGCTTCAACCCCAGCCAGTCCTCCACCTTCTCCACCAACGGGCAGACCTTCTCCCTGCAGTACGGCAGTGGCAGCCTCACTGGCTTCTTCGGCTACGACACCCTGACTGTGAGTGCTCTGCCCCCCCCACCCTGGATGAGGGCTGAGAGGGCGGGCACTTCGGTGTGACTCCTCAGTCCCCTGGGGCCCTCCTGGGCCAGGCAAGGGCGGCCTCCTGCACCAGACAGACGTGGCGCTCTGCAGTGGGAGCTGGACACCTGGATGTGAaggtctgggcatggtggcgacAGCCAAGGAGGCTGCTCAGAAGAGAAGGCGGCTCAGGGAGGCCtgtgggaagtggggaggggccAGAGGAGGAAGGACAAGGACCACGGAGGGGTGTCCGGGACATGGGGCTGGAGGACATGGAGGCAGTCAGGGGTGTCACCTCCCCTACACCTTGTCCACCTCACAGGTGGAGAGCATCCAGGTCCCCAACCAGGAGTTCGGCCTGAGTGAGAAAGAGCCGGGGACGAATTTTGTCTATGCGCAGTTCGATGGCATCATGGGCCTGGCCTACCCTGCCCTGTCCATGGGGGGCGCCACCACAGCCTTGCAGGGCATGCTGCGGGTGGACGCCCTGTCCAGCCCCATCTTCAGCGTCTACCTCAGCAAGTGAGAGACGGCCCTGTGGGTCCCTACCTAGTGCCATGTCCCAAGACCTGGACACTTGAGGCCCAGTGCTGGGGGGGCGTGGAGGCTTCCCAACAGTGGGTGGCTGGGCCTCACCTGTCCTAGAGCCTGTCCTCTGACTCTCCCGccccctgctcctgccccagcccaCTTGGACATCCCTTTGCTCTGCTTGGCTGGGATGGTCACCACTTGTGCATCCTGaactttcttttgtgtgttttgctGCTCAGTTACCCCAGGTCTTGGGCCTGCCTCCTGCTCTGGGTCCTGAGAGCCCACTGCCTGTCCTGTGCTTCTCTCCATATGCTGACCTGCTGTCCCCTCTCCTCCGTGTGTCTCTAGGTAGCCTGGAGTCTTCCTCTCTAGGCCCTTGTTTGGCTCCTAACCAGTTTTCCTCCCTCCCAACAAGCAGGCCAGGTCATCAGTTTACTGGACCTGACTTTTCTCCCTTCCTGTCCAGCGTTCTTCCCCTTTACTGTCTGAGCCATTTCCATCTTCTTGCTGTGGCTTGGTGTCCTCAACCAGTTGTCAGCAGTATGACCCTGTGACTCACACTCGGGACCCTTTGCTGGTGTAGACTCTATGCATAACCCCAGGAGTGCCCCCTTCTGCTACTGCTAAGAGGAGGCTCTGGAAGAATCCTGGCCTGCCTTGCCCTCCCCTCCACCAAGCCCTGCCCCTGTCCACTTCCAGCAGGAAAGGAACATGTTGGGTTTGGGTGGGGCTCCTGGTGACAGGGTCCTCCATGTCATGAAATCAAAGGTAGAAGACAGCCCAGTGTGTTGGGATGGGGGCCGCAGGGAGAACTTGTCCTTGAATAGTGTGTTGTGGGGTGCATCACTCAGGATTCTGGGGGACACAGTGTCCTGTCCTCAGGGAACTCCCTCTGAATCCAGGGAAGGCTCTGTTTCCCTGTGAAGGTGACTGCTGAGCATAGACACCTTGTTCTTGGTCACTCCCTCACTTCCCCTTTCCTGTG contains:
- the LOC124988979 gene encoding gastricsin-like gives rise to the protein MKWMVVALLCLQVLEVSASPVKVPLKKLKTMRQTMREKGLLEEFLRTHKHDPAQKYRFSDFSVLYEPMTYMDAAYFGEISIGTPPQNFLVLFDTGSSNLWVPSIYCQSLACTTHPRFNPSQSSTFSTNGQTFSLQYGSGSLTGFFGYDTLTVESIQVPNQEFGLSEKEPGTNFVYAQFDGIMGLAYPALSMGGATTALQGMLRVDALSSPIFSVYLSNQEGSEDGGAVIFGGVDDNLYTGEISWAPVTRELYWQIGIEEFYVGEEASGWCSQGCQAMVDTGTSLLTVPQQYLSYLLQAIGAKEVEYGQFFVNCADVQNLPTFTFVINGVQFPLQPSSYILNEDGYCFVGLEATYVSSGNGQPFWILGDVFLRSYYSIFDMANNRVGFATAA